One stretch of Chlamydia abortus DNA includes these proteins:
- the ligA gene encoding NAD-dependent DNA ligase LigA, translating into MQSTYSREQYISLCKDIEEDDYRYYVLHNPTISDYDYDMKMRQLLSIEAQHPEWKVLWSPSMRLGDRTSGSFPIVAHAHPMLSIANAYTLEELYEFFSRIEKTLGYTPKYTLEIKIDGIAVAIRYEQRVLVQALSRGNGRKGEDITANIRTIRSLPLRLSKEAPEFLEVRGEVFFSRATFCQINAAQRQAEKPEFANPRNAAGGTLKLLSAKEAAQRNLEISIYGSLAEENKRSHYENLLLCKEWGFPVFGQPRQCQTIEKVVASLHEIEVARAQLPMEIDGVVIKVDDIEDQKVLGMTAKHYRWALAYKYAPERAETILEDIIVQVGRTGVLTPVAKLRPVVLSGSRVSRASLYNEDEIERKDIRIGDTVYVEKGGEIIPQVVGVCLEKRPEGTQPWVMPEYCPVCHQKVTRESDKVSVRCTNSLCSAGVIEKIRFFCGRDALDIDHLGEKVVTKLFDLGCIHRRCDIFQITEEDLRQVPGFKDKSIRNVLKSIEKAKSVPLDRFITALGIPYVGIGGANALAQHFLSLESVMAASLDDLKAIEGIGDKVAESIVAYFHQPEHLEEIQKMLSLGVHILPCHRASSSCLGKAFVITGTLEKLTRSEAETYIRNCGGKVGSSVSKNTDYLVVGQDPGSKLKRAQELGVPILSEDELLKLLY; encoded by the coding sequence ATGCAAAGTACATATTCCAGAGAACAGTATATCTCTCTGTGTAAAGATATCGAAGAAGATGATTATCGCTATTATGTTCTTCATAATCCCACAATCTCAGATTATGACTATGATATGAAAATGCGGCAGCTTCTTTCTATAGAAGCTCAGCATCCCGAATGGAAAGTCTTATGGTCTCCTTCTATGCGTCTCGGAGATCGCACTTCAGGGAGCTTCCCTATTGTCGCTCATGCGCACCCTATGCTGTCTATCGCTAATGCCTATACTTTAGAAGAGCTTTACGAGTTCTTTTCCCGTATAGAGAAAACGTTAGGGTATACTCCTAAATATACCCTAGAAATCAAAATCGATGGTATTGCCGTAGCTATTCGTTATGAGCAGAGAGTTCTTGTACAGGCTTTAAGCCGTGGGAATGGACGTAAGGGAGAGGATATCACAGCCAATATCCGTACGATACGCTCGCTTCCCCTACGTTTATCCAAAGAGGCTCCAGAATTCCTTGAAGTTCGAGGTGAGGTGTTTTTTTCACGAGCTACTTTTTGCCAGATAAATGCTGCACAAAGACAAGCTGAGAAACCTGAATTTGCGAATCCAAGAAATGCTGCGGGTGGCACTTTGAAATTGTTATCCGCTAAGGAAGCAGCACAAAGAAATTTAGAAATTTCTATTTACGGATCGTTAGCAGAAGAAAATAAGCGATCGCATTATGAGAATCTCCTGCTGTGTAAGGAGTGGGGATTCCCTGTATTTGGTCAGCCCCGCCAGTGCCAAACTATAGAGAAAGTCGTCGCCTCTCTCCACGAGATAGAAGTAGCGCGAGCGCAACTCCCCATGGAAATCGATGGTGTGGTGATCAAAGTAGATGATATAGAAGATCAAAAAGTCTTAGGAATGACAGCGAAGCATTATCGCTGGGCACTGGCGTACAAGTATGCGCCAGAACGGGCTGAAACTATTTTAGAAGACATCATAGTTCAGGTAGGCAGAACGGGGGTGTTGACCCCAGTGGCTAAACTACGACCGGTAGTGTTGTCAGGATCTAGGGTTTCTAGGGCTTCTCTATATAATGAAGATGAAATTGAGAGAAAAGATATCCGTATAGGTGACACTGTCTATGTCGAGAAGGGGGGAGAAATTATTCCTCAAGTTGTTGGTGTTTGCCTAGAAAAGCGTCCAGAAGGCACCCAGCCTTGGGTGATGCCCGAATATTGTCCTGTTTGTCATCAGAAGGTCACTCGCGAATCCGATAAAGTTTCTGTCCGTTGTACGAACTCCTTGTGTTCTGCAGGAGTTATTGAAAAAATCCGCTTTTTTTGTGGAAGAGATGCTTTAGATATTGATCATCTCGGTGAAAAAGTTGTGACAAAGTTATTTGATTTAGGGTGCATTCATCGACGCTGTGATATTTTTCAAATCACTGAAGAAGATCTCCGCCAGGTTCCAGGATTTAAAGATAAGTCCATAAGAAACGTTCTTAAAAGTATAGAGAAAGCCAAAAGTGTACCTTTAGATCGTTTTATTACGGCTCTTGGTATTCCTTATGTGGGTATAGGCGGAGCCAACGCTCTTGCTCAACATTTTCTTTCTTTAGAATCTGTGATGGCGGCCTCTTTAGATGATCTGAAAGCTATAGAGGGCATCGGAGATAAGGTGGCAGAGTCGATAGTTGCGTATTTTCATCAACCAGAACATCTCGAAGAGATTCAAAAAATGCTTTCTCTAGGGGTGCATATTTTACCTTGCCATAGGGCAAGCTCTTCTTGTTTAGGGAAAGCCTTCGTGATCACGGGAACCCTGGAAAAATTGACTAGGTCCGAAGCAGAAACTTACATTCGCAATTGTGGCGGTAAGGTGGGTTCGTCCGTGTCTAAAAACACTGACTATCTTGTTGTGGGCCAAGATCCCGGATCCAAGTTAAAAAGAGCTCAAGAACTGGGAGTCCCCATTCTTAGTGAGGATGAGTTGTTAAAACTTCTTTACTAA
- a CDS encoding SUMF1/EgtB/PvdO family nonheme iron enzyme, translating into MESEQNIGIEFLGDYKILCYLRKDLWCQDILAEHRFIKKRYILKLLHSEFSSSEAFMNAFHETIIKLATIKHPGILSIENVSQADNQYFLVTEEKEVPTLSLSQYLSSFPQGLSELEIQEIVVQLAEVLDYAHSRGLVHGGLSLDSVHVDLSGESPTVFLPELGFSFLLKDHYTQHLLTKFPERSSLDKLKELLVFQAPEPMSGTISEDVYAFGVIVYFLLFRKFPQGVFPLPSEAFPDYIYSWDQLIKSCLSYSIDKRPRKLTLLIVKKTLGEQLLTAKMQCKEEQLREISNEPQVPSVANIFREGEKRIHQEPSDHLAFVLVEAKSIDEAMDTSVDSTEEVVREDESYANALQSLLIREPVVSRYVEEEKEEVKPQPLFTEMVFIEGGAFIRGSREGQRDEHPVHEIFLQSFFLDIHPVTNEQFVRYLECSGSEQDKYYNELIRLKDSRIQRRSGKLVIEPGYAKHPVVGVTWYGASGYAAWVGKRLPTEAEWEIAAYGGVAQQRYPCGEEIDKSLANFFSSDTTAVMSYPANAYGLYDMAGNVYEWCEDWYSYDFYELSAQESHAPQGPAQGVYRVLRGGCWKSLKDDLRCAHRHRNNPGAVNSTYGFRCAKGVK; encoded by the coding sequence ATGGAAAGCGAGCAGAATATTGGAATTGAGTTTTTAGGTGACTATAAGATTCTCTGTTATTTGCGAAAGGACTTATGGTGCCAAGATATCCTTGCTGAGCACCGTTTTATAAAAAAACGGTATATTTTAAAACTACTGCATTCGGAATTTTCCTCATCAGAAGCATTTATGAATGCTTTTCATGAAACTATTATAAAATTAGCAACAATAAAACATCCTGGCATTCTCTCTATAGAAAATGTTTCACAAGCAGATAATCAGTATTTTTTAGTCACTGAAGAAAAAGAAGTTCCCACGCTTTCCTTAAGTCAATATCTTTCTAGTTTCCCTCAGGGATTATCAGAGTTAGAAATTCAAGAGATTGTTGTACAGTTGGCAGAGGTTTTAGATTATGCACACTCTAGAGGGTTAGTTCATGGTGGCCTGAGTTTAGACTCTGTACATGTGGATCTTTCAGGAGAGTCTCCTACGGTGTTTTTACCTGAGTTAGGATTTTCTTTTTTGCTCAAGGATCACTATACTCAGCATCTTTTAACAAAGTTCCCAGAGAGATCATCTTTAGATAAGTTAAAGGAATTACTTGTATTTCAAGCTCCAGAACCTATGTCAGGAACAATTTCTGAAGATGTTTATGCTTTTGGAGTGATTGTTTACTTTTTATTATTTAGAAAGTTCCCTCAGGGAGTCTTTCCTTTGCCATCGGAAGCTTTCCCTGATTACATTTATTCATGGGATCAATTAATTAAATCCTGTTTGAGTTATTCTATAGATAAAAGACCCAGGAAACTGACTCTCTTAATTGTAAAAAAAACACTGGGAGAACAGCTCCTTACTGCGAAAATGCAGTGTAAGGAAGAACAACTGAGGGAAATAAGTAACGAACCGCAGGTCCCTAGCGTTGCGAATATTTTCCGAGAAGGTGAGAAAAGAATACATCAAGAACCTTCTGATCATTTAGCTTTTGTTCTTGTAGAAGCAAAATCTATAGACGAGGCTATGGATACTTCTGTAGATTCTACAGAAGAGGTTGTTAGGGAAGATGAAAGCTATGCGAATGCCTTGCAGTCCTTATTAATACGAGAACCTGTTGTTAGCCGTTATGTAGAAGAAGAAAAAGAAGAGGTGAAACCCCAACCCTTATTCACAGAAATGGTATTTATCGAGGGAGGAGCTTTTATTCGAGGGAGTCGCGAAGGGCAACGAGACGAACATCCTGTACATGAGATTTTCCTGCAGAGCTTTTTCCTAGATATACATCCTGTGACCAATGAGCAATTTGTGCGTTATTTAGAATGCTCAGGAAGCGAACAGGATAAGTATTATAATGAGCTGATCCGGCTTAAAGATTCTCGCATACAACGACGTTCAGGCAAGCTGGTTATCGAGCCAGGTTATGCGAAACATCCGGTTGTTGGTGTGACTTGGTACGGGGCTTCTGGCTATGCTGCTTGGGTAGGGAAGCGTCTCCCTACAGAAGCTGAATGGGAAATAGCCGCATATGGAGGTGTCGCTCAGCAGCGTTATCCTTGTGGTGAAGAAATCGATAAGAGTCTGGCGAATTTCTTTAGTTCCGATACAACAGCAGTCATGAGTTATCCTGCAAATGCCTATGGATTATATGATATGGCAGGAAACGTATACGAGTGGTGTGAAGATTGGTATAGCTATGACTTCTATGAACTCTCTGCTCAAGAATCCCATGCGCCGCAAGGCCCTGCTCAAGGGGTATATCGCGTCTTGCGCGGTGGTTGCTGGAAAAGCTTAAAAGATGATCTTCGTTGTGCTCATCGTCATCGTAATAATCCTGGTGCGGTAAATAGTACCTATGGTTTCCGCTGCGCAAAAGGAGTTAAGTAA
- a CDS encoding transglutaminase family protein — translation MMPRSLFAIFVFVIAVEGFGSKIFCEGATIPQDQYEDFWNLDPYCLESLCAYFVIHGNQQSRQKLEKFFPQLTVDELKTLSHCVLLSKNPDYVFSKEDVEVIKKLNLQGISFLCYKDDTSFLPAKDLARALVYAEFPGEEGKSKAEHYTHYLDILALRAYIERQRYLDREQSPLGSEAYHRATIEALNTILFYEEGIRYPSKNEMFSDEFSFLSSVADRKFGVCLGVSSLYLSLAQRLELPLESVTPPGHIYLRYGGGKVNIETTAGGRHLPTEHYCDCLHVDELRIRSEKELIGLTFINQGSFALQKQRYHEADLAYEKAKEYVDDHELEELLGIVKILKGQRKEGEALLKSSAQAQTTGSVAHDYLQGNIDQTTLKLLFTHPGSTYDEVLSYQEALKKAVQRSPKCCESRRRLASVLLHLGKIAEGVALLEQSAKEAPEDIALHLKLSKVLCDRHDYVKAQKYFLIADGLLKGRGIQDDKKSFTLYHEIRKKIFLIAP, via the coding sequence ATGATGCCAAGGTCGCTGTTTGCTATTTTTGTGTTTGTTATTGCTGTAGAAGGATTTGGCTCAAAGATATTTTGTGAAGGTGCGACGATCCCGCAAGATCAATATGAGGATTTTTGGAATCTTGATCCCTACTGTTTGGAAAGCTTGTGCGCTTATTTTGTGATACATGGTAATCAACAAAGTAGACAGAAACTGGAAAAGTTTTTTCCTCAGCTAACCGTTGATGAACTAAAAACTTTATCTCATTGTGTTTTACTATCTAAAAATCCCGATTATGTTTTTTCAAAAGAAGATGTTGAAGTTATAAAAAAACTGAACCTGCAGGGGATCTCTTTTCTATGCTACAAGGATGATACGTCTTTTCTTCCTGCAAAAGATCTTGCGCGTGCTCTGGTATACGCTGAATTCCCCGGAGAAGAGGGAAAGAGTAAAGCAGAACATTATACACATTATTTAGATATTTTAGCTCTGCGTGCTTATATAGAACGTCAGCGCTACTTAGATAGGGAACAAAGTCCATTAGGATCGGAGGCTTATCATAGAGCAACTATAGAAGCTCTGAATACGATTCTGTTTTATGAAGAAGGGATTCGTTACCCATCAAAAAATGAAATGTTTTCCGATGAATTTTCTTTTTTATCTTCGGTAGCAGACCGAAAATTCGGTGTCTGCTTGGGCGTGTCTTCTCTTTATTTATCCCTAGCACAACGTTTAGAACTCCCTTTAGAATCAGTTACGCCCCCAGGACACATCTACTTAAGATACGGAGGAGGAAAGGTCAATATCGAAACCACTGCAGGAGGAAGACATCTTCCTACGGAGCATTATTGTGATTGTTTACACGTTGATGAGTTAAGAATACGCTCTGAAAAAGAGCTTATAGGCCTAACTTTTATTAACCAAGGGTCTTTTGCTTTGCAAAAGCAACGATATCATGAAGCTGACCTAGCTTATGAAAAAGCCAAGGAATACGTAGACGATCATGAACTCGAAGAGCTTTTGGGTATTGTAAAAATCCTAAAAGGTCAGAGAAAAGAAGGGGAGGCTCTTCTTAAAAGCTCTGCACAAGCACAGACTACGGGGTCAGTAGCTCATGATTACCTCCAAGGAAATATAGATCAAACAACATTGAAACTCTTGTTTACACATCCAGGATCTACATACGACGAGGTCCTTTCTTACCAAGAGGCGTTAAAAAAGGCTGTGCAACGCTCACCCAAATGTTGTGAATCTCGTCGTAGACTGGCCTCTGTATTACTTCATCTTGGGAAAATAGCTGAGGGTGTGGCTCTTTTAGAGCAGAGCGCTAAGGAAGCACCAGAAGACATCGCTCTACATTTAAAATTATCTAAGGTTCTTTGCGACCGTCATGATTATGTAAAAGCCCAGAAATATTTTTTAATAGCGGATGGCCTATTGAAAGGTAGGGGAATACAGGATGATAAGAAGTCGTTTACTCTGTACCACGAAATTCGCAAAAAAATATTTTTAATAGCACCTTAA
- a CDS encoding autotransporter domain-containing protein has product MKHPVYWFLISSSLFASNSLSFANDAQTALTPSDSYNGNVTSEEFQVKETSSGTTYTCEGNVCISFAGKDSGLKKSCFSATDNLTFLGNGYTLCFDNITTTASNPGAINVQGQGKTLGISGFSLFSCAYCPPGTTGYGAIQTKGNTTLKDNSSLVFHKNCSTAEGGAIQCKGSSDAELKIENNQNLVFSENSSTSKGGAIYADKLTIVSGGPTLFSNNSVSNGSSPKGGAISIKDSSGECSLTADLGDITFDGNKIIKTSGGSSTVTRNSIDLGTGKFTKLRAKDGFGIFFYDPITGGGSDELNINKKETVDYTGKIVFSGEKLSDEEKARAENLASTFNQPITLSAGSLVLKDGVSVTAKQVTQEAGSTVVMDLGTTLQTPSSGGETITLTNLDINIASLGGGGGTSPAKLATNTASQAITINAVNLVDADGNAYEDPILATSKPFTAIVATTNASTVTQPTDNLTNYVPPTHYGYQGNWTVTWDTETATKTATLTWEQTGYSPNPERQGPLVPNTLWGAFSDLRAIQNLMDISVNGADYHRGFWVSGLANFLHKSGSDTKRKFRHNSAGYALGVYAKTPSDDIFSAAFCQLFGKDKDYLVSKNNANIYAGSLYYQHISYWSAWQNLLQNTIGAEAPLVLNAQLTYCHASNDMKTNMTTTYAPRKTTYAEIKGDWGNDCFGVELGATVPIQTESSLLFDMYSPFLKFQLVHTHQDDFKENNSDQGRYFESSNLTNLSLPIGIKFERFANNDTASYHVTAAYSPDIVRSNPDCTTSLLVSPDSAVWVTKANNLARSAFMLQAGNYLSLSHNIEIFSQFGFELRGSSRTYNVDLGSKIQF; this is encoded by the coding sequence ATGAAACATCCAGTCTACTGGTTCTTAATATCCTCGAGCCTATTTGCCTCGAATTCTTTGAGCTTCGCTAACGACGCTCAAACAGCCTTAACTCCCTCCGATAGCTATAATGGAAATGTGACCTCTGAGGAGTTCCAGGTAAAAGAAACTTCATCAGGAACAACGTATACTTGTGAAGGCAATGTGTGTATCTCCTTTGCAGGGAAAGATTCAGGTCTAAAGAAAAGTTGTTTCTCAGCTACTGATAACCTTACCTTCCTAGGAAACGGGTATACTCTTTGCTTTGATAATATTACTACTACAGCTAGTAACCCCGGAGCCATTAATGTTCAAGGTCAAGGAAAAACCTTAGGCATCTCAGGATTTTCTTTATTTTCATGTGCTTATTGTCCTCCAGGCACAACTGGTTACGGAGCTATACAGACTAAAGGCAACACAACTTTAAAAGATAACTCTAGTCTTGTCTTCCATAAAAACTGCTCAACAGCAGAAGGTGGGGCTATCCAGTGTAAAGGAAGCAGTGATGCTGAATTAAAAATAGAAAATAATCAGAATCTGGTTTTCTCAGAAAACTCCTCCACTTCAAAAGGCGGGGCTATTTATGCTGATAAACTCACCATTGTCTCAGGTGGGCCTACATTATTTTCTAACAACTCTGTATCCAACGGTTCATCCCCTAAAGGCGGAGCTATTAGCATAAAAGATTCAAGTGGTGAATGTAGCCTAACCGCTGATCTCGGAGATATTACCTTCGATGGGAACAAAATCATCAAAACTAGTGGTGGAAGTTCTACAGTAACAAGAAATTCCATAGATCTCGGCACAGGGAAATTTACAAAGCTACGTGCTAAAGACGGCTTCGGAATTTTCTTCTATGACCCTATTACTGGGGGAGGATCTGATGAACTAAACATTAATAAAAAAGAAACTGTTGATTATACAGGAAAGATCGTCTTCTCAGGTGAAAAATTATCCGATGAAGAAAAAGCACGAGCGGAAAACCTAGCTTCTACTTTCAACCAACCCATCACATTATCAGCAGGATCTCTTGTACTTAAAGATGGTGTATCTGTAACCGCAAAACAAGTAACGCAGGAAGCGGGATCTACCGTTGTCATGGATCTAGGGACCACATTACAGACGCCTTCTTCAGGTGGAGAAACCATCACCCTAACTAATCTAGATATTAACATCGCCTCGTTGGGGGGGGGGGGGGGTACCTCTCCTGCTAAACTCGCAACAAATACAGCAAGTCAAGCTATAACTATTAACGCTGTCAATCTAGTCGATGCTGATGGCAATGCTTATGAAGATCCTATTCTTGCTACGTCTAAACCTTTCACAGCAATAGTAGCTACAACTAACGCTAGTACAGTCACACAGCCTACAGATAATCTAACAAATTATGTCCCTCCTACTCATTACGGTTACCAAGGAAATTGGACAGTAACTTGGGACACCGAAACAGCTACAAAAACAGCCACTCTAACTTGGGAACAAACTGGCTACTCCCCTAACCCAGAACGTCAAGGACCTTTAGTCCCGAATACTCTTTGGGGTGCATTCTCTGACCTCAGAGCTATACAAAACTTAATGGATATTAGCGTCAATGGCGCTGACTACCATAGAGGTTTTTGGGTATCCGGTCTAGCTAACTTCTTACACAAAAGTGGCTCTGATACTAAACGCAAGTTCCGTCACAATAGCGCCGGATACGCTTTAGGCGTCTACGCAAAAACTCCTTCTGATGATATTTTCAGTGCGGCTTTCTGCCAACTCTTCGGAAAGGACAAAGACTATTTAGTGTCGAAAAACAACGCCAACATTTACGCAGGTTCTCTCTATTATCAGCATATCTCCTATTGGAGCGCTTGGCAGAATCTGCTACAAAACACTATCGGTGCAGAAGCTCCGTTAGTCCTTAACGCACAGTTAACTTATTGTCATGCTTCAAACGACATGAAAACCAACATGACGACTACTTACGCTCCTCGTAAAACAACGTATGCAGAAATCAAGGGTGATTGGGGTAACGATTGTTTCGGAGTCGAGCTTGGTGCAACTGTGCCTATCCAAACAGAATCTTCTCTCCTATTCGATATGTACTCACCTTTCCTGAAGTTTCAACTTGTGCATACGCACCAAGATGACTTTAAGGAAAACAATAGCGATCAGGGAAGATACTTCGAAAGCAGCAATCTCACCAACCTTTCTCTGCCTATCGGCATCAAGTTTGAGAGATTTGCTAACAACGATACAGCTTCTTATCATGTCACTGCTGCTTATTCTCCTGATATCGTAAGAAGTAACCCTGACTGTACTACTTCTCTGTTAGTAAGCCCCGACTCTGCTGTCTGGGTAACGAAAGCCAACAACCTTGCGCGAAGCGCCTTCATGCTACAAGCAGGAAACTACTTGTCTTTAAGTCACAACATAGAAATCTTCAGCCAGTTCGGTTTCGAGCTCAGGGGATCTTCACGAACCTATAACGTAGATCTCGGATCGAAGATCCAGTTCTAA
- a CDS encoding ATP-dependent Clp protease ATP-binding subunit: MDKISDAVSEALEKAFELAKSQKNPYVSENHFLKCLLENTESLFYLIIKEIQSNPKLLISAVDKALSLEPSVVEGDAMPKPSSGLQSLLLDAKHEAKDLGDTYLSGDHVLLAFWKSNKEPFASWKNTVKISLDDLKKLIINIRRGNRMDSPSAENNLRGLEKYCKNLTLLAKEGKLDPVIGRDEEIRRTVQVLSRRTKNNPMLIGEPGVGKTAIAEGLALRIVQGDIPESLKGKHLYVLDMGALIAGAKYRGEFEERLKSVLKDVESVDGESILFIDEVHTLVGAGATDGAMDAANLLKPALARGTLHCIGATTLNEYQKYIEKDAALERRFQPIFVTEPSLEDAVFILRGLREKYEIFHGVRITEGALNAAVLLSYRYIPDRFLPDKAIDLIDEAASLIRMQIGSLPLPIDEKERELAALIVKQEAIKREKAPAYQEEAEAMQQSIDQLKEELAVLRLRWDEEKKLISGLKEKKNSLENMKFSEEEAERIADYNRVAELRYSLIPALEEEIRHDEEALNQRDHRLLQEEVDERLIAQVVANWTGIPVQKMLEGEAEKLLVLEESLEERVVGQPFAISAVSDSIRAARVGLSDPQRPLGVFLFLGPTGVGKTELAKALADLLFNKEEAMVRFDMTEYMEKHSVSKLIGSPPGYVGYEEGGSLSEALRRRPYSVVLFDEIEKADREVFNILLQIFDEGILTDSKKRKVNCKNALFIMTSNIGSQELADYCAKKGSEVSKETVLSVVSPTLRKYFSPEFINRIDDILPFIPLSTEDIVKIVGIQMRRVAQRMLERRVTLTWDDSVILYLSEQGYDSAFGARPLKRLIQQKVVTLLSKALLKGDIKADTSIELTMSKDIILFKKVSG; this comes from the coding sequence ATGGATAAGATATCGGATGCAGTAAGCGAAGCTCTAGAAAAGGCTTTTGAGCTCGCGAAATCACAAAAAAATCCTTACGTAAGCGAAAACCATTTCCTTAAATGTCTATTAGAAAATACTGAATCACTATTTTATTTAATTATTAAAGAGATTCAAAGCAATCCTAAATTGCTGATTTCTGCAGTCGATAAGGCTCTATCGTTAGAACCTTCAGTTGTTGAAGGAGACGCTATGCCGAAACCTTCTTCAGGGCTGCAAAGTTTACTTCTAGATGCCAAACATGAGGCAAAAGATCTCGGAGATACTTACCTTTCTGGAGATCATGTATTATTAGCTTTTTGGAAATCCAACAAGGAGCCGTTTGCTTCTTGGAAAAACACGGTAAAAATATCCTTAGACGATCTTAAAAAACTCATTATTAATATAAGGCGTGGCAATCGTATGGACTCTCCTAGTGCGGAAAATAATCTCCGGGGCCTAGAAAAGTATTGTAAGAACTTAACTTTATTAGCGAAAGAAGGGAAGCTGGATCCTGTCATTGGCAGAGATGAAGAAATTCGTCGTACAGTGCAAGTGCTATCACGAAGAACGAAGAATAACCCCATGCTGATAGGTGAACCAGGAGTAGGGAAAACAGCAATAGCGGAAGGCTTGGCTTTACGCATAGTTCAAGGCGATATTCCCGAAAGCTTAAAAGGTAAACATCTTTATGTTTTAGATATGGGGGCATTAATCGCGGGAGCAAAATATCGCGGGGAATTTGAAGAACGCTTAAAAAGTGTGCTTAAAGATGTAGAATCTGTGGATGGGGAAAGTATTTTATTTATTGATGAGGTGCATACTCTCGTAGGTGCTGGAGCTACCGACGGAGCTATGGATGCTGCAAATTTATTAAAACCCGCTTTAGCTCGGGGGACTTTGCATTGCATTGGGGCGACTACTCTGAATGAATATCAAAAGTATATTGAAAAAGATGCCGCGTTAGAACGGCGTTTCCAACCCATTTTTGTCACCGAGCCTTCCTTAGAAGATGCTGTATTTATTCTTCGTGGTCTCCGTGAGAAGTATGAAATTTTCCATGGCGTACGTATTACTGAGGGAGCATTAAATGCTGCCGTGCTTCTTTCTTATAGATATATTCCTGATCGTTTCCTTCCTGATAAAGCGATCGATCTTATTGATGAAGCTGCTAGTTTAATTCGTATGCAAATTGGTAGTTTACCTCTACCTATCGATGAAAAAGAACGCGAGCTCGCAGCATTGATTGTTAAACAAGAAGCTATAAAACGCGAAAAAGCTCCTGCCTATCAAGAAGAGGCTGAAGCTATGCAACAGTCTATAGATCAGCTGAAAGAAGAACTTGCAGTGTTACGACTACGTTGGGACGAGGAAAAAAAACTTATTTCCGGTCTGAAAGAAAAAAAGAATTCTTTAGAAAACATGAAGTTTTCTGAAGAAGAAGCAGAACGTATTGCCGATTACAATCGCGTTGCGGAGTTGCGCTACAGCTTGATCCCTGCTCTTGAAGAAGAAATCCGTCATGATGAAGAAGCATTAAATCAAAGGGATCATCGTTTGCTTCAAGAAGAGGTAGACGAGCGTCTTATTGCTCAAGTAGTCGCAAATTGGACAGGCATTCCTGTGCAAAAGATGTTAGAAGGTGAAGCAGAAAAACTTCTTGTTTTAGAAGAATCCTTGGAAGAACGTGTTGTGGGTCAACCGTTTGCTATTTCTGCGGTAAGTGATTCTATACGTGCGGCGCGTGTTGGACTGAGTGATCCCCAACGTCCTTTGGGGGTATTCCTATTTTTAGGCCCTACAGGAGTTGGAAAAACAGAGCTCGCTAAAGCTCTCGCGGATCTTTTGTTTAATAAAGAAGAGGCTATGGTACGCTTCGATATGACCGAATATATGGAAAAGCATTCCGTGTCCAAGTTGATCGGATCGCCTCCAGGTTATGTAGGTTATGAAGAAGGCGGAAGCCTGTCCGAAGCTTTACGTCGAAGACCGTATTCTGTTGTACTCTTCGATGAAATCGAAAAAGCAGATAGGGAAGTTTTTAATATTCTTTTGCAGATTTTTGATGAGGGCATCCTTACAGATAGTAAGAAACGTAAGGTAAATTGCAAAAATGCTTTATTCATTATGACTTCGAATATAGGTTCTCAAGAACTCGCCGATTACTGCGCGAAAAAGGGAAGTGAAGTCAGTAAGGAGACAGTGTTGTCGGTAGTTTCTCCAACATTACGGAAATACTTCAGTCCTGAGTTCATCAATCGTATTGATGACATTCTTCCTTTTATTCCTTTAAGTACCGAAGATATTGTAAAAATCGTCGGCATTCAGATGCGTAGGGTTGCCCAACGCATGTTAGAAAGACGAGTCACGTTAACATGGGATGATTCTGTTATACTCTATCTCAGTGAGCAGGGGTATGATAGTGCTTTTGGAGCACGACCTTTAAAACGGTTAATTCAGCAGAAGGTAGTTACACTATTATCGAAAGCTTTACTTAAAGGTGATATTAAAGCAGATACTTCTATAGAGTTAACGATGTCCAAAGATATCATACTGTTTAAAAAAGTTAGCGGTTAA